The proteins below come from a single Xyrauchen texanus isolate HMW12.3.18 chromosome 1, RBS_HiC_50CHRs, whole genome shotgun sequence genomic window:
- the LOC127644985 gene encoding mesoderm posterior protein 2-like, translating to MDITSSSLQFQDSRSFLFDCENLLDQNYTVSDAGYFSAGSSLSPTSSIDSCGFSPPAHSYRVGQDIPQILPHNSNTTQLKRKDEPPKRTGRPMSKFPGVKRQTASDREKLRMRDLTKALQHLRMYLPPSVAPAGKTLTKIEILRLTIQYITCLSAQLELSEEEANQGIPSEQIQIVTSSIMFDNFNEVPTLTQSLPAQHMQPMTYYQNPFEDDFLSFSAQDFWSGQKQC from the exons ATGGACATCACCAGCTCTTCTCTTCAGTTCCAGGACAGCAGATCATTCCTGTTTGACTGTGAAAACCTTCTAGATCAGAACTACACAGTATCAGATGCTGGCTATTTCAGTGCCGGCAGCAGCCTCTCTCCAACCTCTTCCATAGATTCCTGTGGCTTCTCCCCTCCAGCTCACTCTTATAGAGTAGGACAAGACATACCACAGATCTTGCCACACAACAGCAACACCACCCAGTTGAAGAGAAAGGATGAGCCACCCAAGAGAACCGGGCGGCCGATGTCAAAATTCCCTGGGGTGAAACGTCAAACCGCAAGTGATCGGGAGAAGTTGAGGATGAGGGATTTGACCAAAGCCCTTCAACACCTCAGGATGTATTTGCCTCCGTCAGTGGCACCAGCTGGAAAGACCTTGACCAAGATTGAGATTCTGAGGCTCACTATTCAGTACATAACCTGCTTGTCTGCACAGCTTGAGCTCAGTGAAGAGGAGGCAAATCAAGGAATTCCTTCAGAACAGATCCAGATTGTGACTTCATCAATCATGTTTGACAACTTCAATGAAGTTCCTACACTTACACAAAGTTTACCTGCTCAACATATGCAGCCAATGACTTATTATCAG AATCCCTTCGAAGACGATTTCCTTTCATTCTCAGCACAGGATTTTTGGTCGGGCCAGAAACAGTGCTGA